TAACTGAGGAAGTGAGAGAGCCTAGTGGCTGTACATCAGGGGTTTAGagcatcctttttttctttcttttttccctatgAAAATTTCAGTTTCTCCCGAGCATCtccaggagaaggcagcagcaggaggctccATGTGTGctggagaggaggcagggaTTTCTAACCATGCTCTGCAGGCAAGGAAAATACTGGAGGAAAAATGACTTTGTTCTACTTGTACAGGACAGCAAATAAATAGTAGGGAATAGATGGGTGGTGTATTTTCCTTGCTGAGTTCAGCCCAACGGGATGATCCATCTGGCCTGCTAtaagctgtgggtgctgtggggcacctggggcagaTGATGGTAACAGGAACAAGATAATTTGGCTTTCTCAGTGATACATTGCTACTTACATAGTGTGGACATACTTCGGTCCAGGTGGAAATATGAAAATCCACCATCTTTTAGGATAAGTTGAATCAAGTCTCAGTATTACCCCAGTTTAAAGCATCTCTTTATACAAACCTTTATAAGGTTACTGAGCACAAAGTGATGGATAAAATAAGCTGTTTATTTGGGTAAGTAATGTTGGAAGAGCCTTCACTGGAAGGTGGAATGGTGTTCAACTGACAAAACCAAGTCTTGCAGAGGCAAGGGCTCTGACATACACCCTGCAGTGTGCAAGAGGTAACGCCAGAGCTCTGCCTGGTGGCAAATCATTCTGTGGGCTTTGTGGCCCAAAACAGCTAGTCCCTGCTGCTCTGATTAAAGGATAAGGTTTTCCCAAGGGAAGGCTGGGCCTCAAACACCCGTGGTGGCACAGAACCACCTTTGAAGCTGATTTAGCAGTGGGCAGGGATAGTGGGGCCAAAGGATTGTAGAATGACAGAATCATTACGGTCGGGGAAGAACTTCAGGATCACCGAGTACACCTATTAACCCAGCACCCCGGGCTCACCATTAAAGCATGTCCTCAAGCGCCATATCCACGCGGTtttgggacacttccaggatgTGACAGACTTCCCCAGGCACACAAAGCAGGGGCGATGCCAGGGGCCGGCTGCTGCCGGGCACCGCGCCATGGCCTATCCCGCGTCACTCTGACCCCGCAGAACGGGCCGGCTCCGAGCCGGAGGGTGTCGGAGGGGGCGGAACTGGCTCGGCACAGGCGGGAGCCGCAGGGGTATCTCCGCgacacagcagggacatccCGGGACATCGCCGAGAGCCGCGTCCCGCCAGCGCCTCCCGCAGGCCAGCGGGAGCGCTGCCACCACCTTCCCTTCTTCTCGCGCTGGTCCTTCAGGGAAACGGGATTGTCCGGGAATTCTGTGGGGCGGGGCCAGCGCGGTGAGGTCCGAGCAGGCCAACAGTGGCACcctggcctggagcaggagTAGCGTGGCCAGCagaagcagggcagggattgtccctctgtaccCGGGCACACCTCGAATGccgtgtccagttctgggcctcACTTCGGAAAAGGccttgaggggctggagcgagtcaggggaagggtctggagcacgaGTGTTGTGAGAAGGcgctgagggagctgggggtgtgaGTCTAGAgagaaggaggctcagggggaccttacTGCTCTACAAGCACCCGAAAGGACGGTGTGGCCAGGTGGGGTTtggcctctgctcccagggaacgAGGGACGGGATGGGAGGACACGGCCtcaagctgtgctggggaggttcaggttggacaccaggaagagtttcttcacagaaaaggtgATTAGATATTAGGATGGGCTGCTCCTTGGAGGCGTTGGAGTCACCGCCCCggaggtgtccagggaagggctggctgTGTCACTCGGTGCCATGCTCCGGGGCACTCGGCGGTGTTGGGTCCCAGCCTGGACTCGGCGATTTTGGGGTCTTTTCCATCCATTCGGTGACGCACAGCAGGGCTCTCATTGGCTGCCGGGCCGCCCGTGACTCCGCCCCCTCCCGGGCCGCGCTGTCCCGGTTGTTTACCTCGTCTGCGCTCATTGACCCGCCTTCAGCGGCTCTCATTGGCTGAGAACAGCGAACCTCGCAAGTCTATTGGCTGGAAGCGGGGGTGGTGGCTCTTCACTCCCGAGGTTTTCGCTCATTGGCTCGAGGGGGCGGACAGTGATGCTCTCATTGGTGAGGCAGGGCGAGGCTCCGCCCCTCCCGGCGGGTGGGTGGGCGGTACGGGCGGGCCCGGCAGTCGGATGTCCCGGTGCGCGGCTGTCGGGGCAGCGATGTCCGTGTCCTCAGCGATGGCgcggctgctgctcctgtgcgCCACatcggggctgctgctggcggcCTTGGCGGCCATCCCGCCGCCCGAGGAGGCGGCGCGCATGGCGCGCTAcgtcctgcacagctgtgactgGGGCGCGCTGGCCACGCTGTCGGCGCAGGAGGGGCTGCGCGGCCGCCCCTTCGCCAACATCTTCTCCCTCAGCGACGGCCCGCCCGGGCCCTGCGGCGGCAGCGGCGTCCCCTACCTGTACCTGACCGACATGGAGATCTCCGTGCAGGACCTGGAGGTGAGCGGGGCCTGGGAGGGCGGTGACACCGCGGGTGCGAAGTGACCCCAGGGAGGACGCTCGGAGAAGCACCCGGGGTACTCAGGCCGGCGCTCAGCAGCAGGTGGTGATTGCAAGGCAGTGTGACAGCGCTGGTTCACGGAGCCACGGAAttgctggggctggaagggacctctggagatcctTCAGCCCAACCCCCTGCCACGACAGGGTCACCTCGGGCAGGTGTCACAGGAACGTGTCCAGGTAGGgctctccagagagggagactccgCCACCTCCgtgggcagctgttccagtgccatGCCACCCTCAGCGTACAATTCTTCCTCATCTGTGTTTCTGTTTATGACTCTTCCAGGGATGTCGCCCCGTTTGTCACCCCTGGGGACAATTATTAGCCCTTGAGCAGTGCTGTCTGTGGTGACAGCCAGGAGGGCTCCTGAGAGGTTCCTGCTGATCGTGGTCTTGAGAAAGGGCAGAATTAGGCAGAGGAGTGTCTGCAGCTTCCAGAAGCACTGAGCAAAGAAATGAGGCACCACGGAATATTTGAACTGAGAAAATTTCACACACAACAAAGTCAAAAGGACTGGAACTTGTCAGTGTGGGACCTAAGCAAAGAGAGTTCTTACAGAGCCAGCTGAAGGAATAGTTATTAAGTCTCTAGAGCTTACCGTAAAGGGAAGCACACATGGAAAGGCAGCTTTGGCATGCTGAGACTCTGAGTCTGTAATTTGCCTTGTCCCAGAACTTTTGTGGCCAAGAGTTTGCAAAAAACTTAATGAAATAGCAGTTGTATGCCTCCTTtattgggtttgtttgtttgttttcgtAAATTACAATATTAGTCAACACAAAAGAATGGTAATTTTTTTGACTGTTTTatcattttttgtttgttccctGTCAGGTTTTAGTTTGTTACCTTAAGATAGCATTCAGACATATAATTAAGCTGTAGAGAGTCTAATTCATTTTGCCTGATACCTTTCTTTTTGTCCCAAATACAGCTGTTTGCTTTCAGAATAACATAAAACCCACGGTATAAACTAGTAATGACTATTTCCTTCAGAAGGCTCCTCAACAGGTCCTTATTTTGCTGCTTCAGGACAGAAACTCTTGACACGTGATAGTCACAGGCAAGGGAGAAGGTGCGAGTAATCATGACTCAGCTTTTTGGGAGTTAGGCAACTTCCTATCTCTCAAGTGGCTGCTTCTGTTTCATGAGGTCACCGGTGCTCTCCGTAGTGTTCAAGTGACTGTGGAGGGTTTCTCTTGGACTTGAGCCCTTCTAATGAAACTTCTCAAAGCAGGGGAACTTCCCTTACTGGGAGATAATGACCCTTAGTACATGGCATTCTGCAATCCTGTTTGGCACCAGTGCTTTTCAAGCCATGGTCACCAAATTAGTTTTTAGAAAAACAATCAGATATGGGTTCTTTAATCCTTCAAGTTAGGTGTTTCACTTTAatactctgaatttttttttaaacctggtTTTCAAAGTTCACTTTAAATGGCAAAAGAGCTGTTTGGGAGAGCTAGGAGGCTGTTATGAAGAgatgtttgtttttgttctaAGTAATTTTACCAACAGTTGTGAAGTTCACTTGGTTGCCTTCTCAGTAACACTTTACCCTTCCAGAATTTACCTGATGAAGTTCACTGTATGTTCTTGTCTTCTGTACTGTCCTTTGTGTCTGTAAATTGTAATATATCATCATTTGCATGTGAAATAGGTGGGTTGAATCCAGAGTTTTAAGGAGTCTTGTTCTGTGATGTTTGCATTTTATGTTAACAAGCTTCAGCACACCTCTGAACTGGGCTTTATTTCAGATTCAGAGCTCACCCAAGGAGCCTTTCAGATGTAGTTAGGAAAAGGTGGTGACGGCTCTGCTCTTTTTGCCAGTATTATTGAGTTGAGTAAAGTTCCAAGAGCTGAGTAAAATACCAAGAGCTGAAAATGTGGTCGGtatgacatttttttcccataagaAAAGTAAGCATAAACCTCTTACCATACTTCTTCCATTTCAGGTCAACTCAAATGCCTCCTTGACTGTGTCTTTGGCACAGACTCCTTACTGCAGGAAGCACAGATATGATCCCCAGAACCCCCTCTGTGCCCACATCATCTTTGTTGGGAGCATTGTAAAGGTAAGCAGCTGAAAGCTGACACTGGGCAGGGTTGTGTGCATCAAATAGAGATTTGTTTagtggagggagaggagaaaggtgAGAAATTCTGTGCAGAAGCATATGCTGAGGTGTTCTGTGCTGTGATACCCAAAGGCCAGCTCATAGTTTGTGGGAGgaaactaaaaggaaaaaaaagttaaccCTTGATTATTGCAGGAGCGCTGTTGACATGTCTTTAGCAAGGAATTTGGGGAGACAATAATGCAGGAAATCTCTCTTATTCATGTCAATGTGTTCTGAAACTAAGAAGTCTGAGGccattattttgaaaaaaccTTTATACTTCATTCACATCTCTCTTGCTCAGTTAAATTCTTTGGTTCAAGCAGTGTGATGTGCCTTCTTCTGAAACGCTGTTGAAGTAAAAACTCTGTTGAAATAAATACTAACCTGAGCTACACAGTTGCAGATATTATAGACAAAAAGTGCGCATTGTGTGATCTGGTGGCAttgctgccagggcagtgtTCTTTTGTGCACCAGTACTTTGGTGTCTTGTAGGAGGAATTGAGAACTGCATGTGTTATTCATTGAAGATCCTAATCCTGTTATTGGGGTAATGATTGAGATGAGAAGGATAAGAACTAGTCATCACTACTCTCTCTTACTTGTCTCAATTCTTATTTGGTGTTTTCACAGCTCTGATATTTGCACATAGCACTCATCAGTCTTGTAGTTTCATTCCTGAGTTTCTCATTAATAATGGAGTTGATTTGATTTAGGTGTTTTTTCTTGTATATATACCCAGAGCTCTAAATTGTTGATTTCACCCTTTAAATATCTGCCCATTGTGCAGATGTTCAGTGCCATCACACTTTTTAGCTTCCCTTCTCTGTAGATTCTGTTATACCATCccatttgtgtttgtgtgtttgcagGTGTCTGAGCGCAGTTGTATCTCTTTCTGTCAGTTTGAATGAGCAGGTGCAGAGGAGGTGAAATTATACCTAAAACATCACATTACAATAATTCACCTAGCATCCatacttttctgttttgtggtttgtttaaAGATTTATTCTTATGTTGATGAAATACTCTCTTGCTCATGCTAACTctaaaagcagcattttgatTTAATGTTGAAATCCACTACTTTGTAAGTGTTGTCTGTCGCACACAGTTGCCCACCACACTGAAGATGAGCAGACTCAGCCACAGTAATGAGCCCCTTGGGACAAGGCATGGCTGGACTAAAAAAACCACACTGCAGTCAGCAGTGGTTTTTTAGCTAAAACTCATCTTTACATGGCTATCTTACTGTActatttttctgagttttgtttAGGTAAATGATTCAGAAGCAGACTTAGCCAAAAAAGCATTGTTCAGTCGCCACCCTGAAATGGAAAGTTGGCCCAAGGATCACAACTGGTTCTTTGCCAAATTCAACATCACCAATATTTGGGTCCTGGACTACTTTGGTGGATTGAAAATTGTGACACCAGAAGAGTACTACAGTGTCAAGCCTTAGTAAGTACTGAAGTTTTTCATGGCTAACTCTCATTATATTTCACAACTGTAAACTTCTGTTGTTAACAG
The sequence above is a segment of the Haemorhous mexicanus isolate bHaeMex1 chromosome 2, bHaeMex1.pri, whole genome shotgun sequence genome. Coding sequences within it:
- the CREG1 gene encoding protein CREG1: MSRCAAVGAAMSVSSAMARLLLLCATSGLLLAALAAIPPPEEAARMARYVLHSCDWGALATLSAQEGLRGRPFANIFSLSDGPPGPCGGSGVPYLYLTDMEISVQDLEVNSNASLTVSLAQTPYCRKHRYDPQNPLCAHIIFVGSIVKVNDSEADLAKKALFSRHPEMESWPKDHNWFFAKFNITNIWVLDYFGGLKIVTPEEYYSVKP